The following is a genomic window from Paenibacillus thiaminolyticus.
TTCACCTCTGCAATCCAAGTGATTCTCCCGCTTTTAATATTATGGCTTGGTGCTTTTATGGTGCTTCGAGGCGATATTACGATGGGGACGTTACTTGCCTTCAGCTCCATTGCAGGTTCTTTTATCACCCCTGTCATCTCGATCAGCAATAACTATACTGAACTTGTGTCGTTAAAGTCTTATTTCTCACGTATTCAAGATGTGTTGAAGACTAAAAAAGAACAGGAGCAACCCGATAAGCTACTTGCCCCTAAGCAATTGAAGGGAAAAATTGAGTTCCGGAATGTATCATTTAAATACAATCGTTTTAATGAAGAAATAATTAAAAACATTTCTTTTATTATTCATCCCGGGGAAAGTGCAGCGATTGTAGGTCACTCTGGTTCAGGGAAAAGCACCATTGCCAAGCTGCTTTTAGGGCTTAACAAACCTGCCTCAGGCCAAATTCTGATAGATGATATTCCGATTGAACAATATAACCTAGTTAAGCTTAGAGCCTTGATGGGTTCGGTGCTTCAAGAAGCCCAACTGTTTAACGGAACGATCAGAGAAAATATTCGAATGAGCTCTGAAGCAAATGATGAGCAGGTTATTCATGCTGCACAGAAGGCTTATATTTACAATGAAATCATGAGTACACCATTAGGCTTCGATACGATTGTTACAGAATCCGGAGCTAACTTTTCGGGTGGACAACGCCAACGTTTACTTTTGGCAAGAGCATTGGTGTCCGCGCCAAAGGTACTTATATTGGATGAAGCAACAAGCAGCTTGGATAACATATCTGAATTGTATATTAAAAAAAGCATCAGCAAACAGCCATGCACCAAGCTCATCATTGCCCATCGACTGGATACGATTCAAGATGCGGATAAAATTCTGCTCCTGCATAACGGTCAAATAATCGAAGAAGGCGATCATACCAGCCTCATTCATCAGCAAGGTCATTATTATGATTTGTATGTAAAGAAAGGAGAGGTTGTATGAAGAAACTGATGTACTCTTGTTTATTTATGTTATTTGGAATGTTTATATTTACTTCTCATGTAGGAGCCCAAGCTGGCGAAACTACTATTTTATTCAAACCAGAGGTTTCACTAGAGGAAAAGCAAGAATTTTTAGCCCAAAATCAATTTGATCTGCTCTATGAAATTCCAGAGGTAAATCTCGTCACGGTAAACATGGATGAAGCACAAATCGCAGAGCTAGAGCGGCACCCTTTCATTGAAGCTTTAAATCCGGCAACCTCCATAAAAAAACCGGAGATAACCACAATTCAACCTGTCACCTTTCGGCCTGTGCAAAGACTTCAAACTCTGATGAGTCCTATTTCATTGTTATGGGATTTTCAATGGGATATGAAGGCAGTGACCTCAGACGGTCAAAGCTATTCCTTGCATACACCTTCAACGGGAACGGTGATTGGCATTATTGATTCAGGGATTGATACCTCCCATCCAGATTTACAGCATAGCATTGTAGAGGGATCAAAAAATTTAGTTCCCGCAGGCGGACATAATGGAACAGAGCCGGAAGAGCAAGGAAAACTTGATGATATTGAGGATAAATTAGGACATGGTACAGGCGTGGCGGGACAAATTACAGCAAATGGTATGCTTAAAGGCGCTGCCCCGGGTATCGGTATTAAAGTTTACCGAGTATTCGGAACCAAATCGGCAAAAACAAGCTGGGTGATTAAAGCAATTATTGAAGCGGCTAACGATGAGGTAGATGTCATCAACTTAAGCATAGGTGAATATATGCTCGTCAGCGGCCAATTTAGCAATGGAGCTAATGATTCGGCTGAATATAACGCTTATAAGCGTGCTATAAATTATGCCTATGAAAAAGGCAGCGTTGTTGTCGCCTCAGTTGGAAATGACGGTGTACAAATATCAGACAATCAACAAATGATAGATGTATTAAATAGCAAGCTGAATAATATCACCGTGGTCGAAGGAAAAGTGCTGGATATGCCCGGACATCATCAAAATGTTGTGGCCGTTGGTTCAACTGGACCAACAAAGGAGCTGTCCTTATTCAGCAACTATGATCAAGACTTCCTAAATGTGCTTGCGCCAGGAGGGGATTTCAGATACTTGTATCAATATGGACAAGACCAATGGACAGAAGAGAAATGGTTTGAAAAAGAGCTGTTACTCACAACTTGGCTTGAAGGCGGGTACAATTATGATGCCGGAACGTCATTTGCAGCACCAAAGGTTTCAGCCGCTGTAGCATTGATTATAGATAAATACGGGTGGAAGGATAATCCCGAAAAAGTGATGGGGCATTTAAAAAACTATTCTACTTACGAGCCGGATTTAACCGATAACTATCGCCATCTAAATATCGTTAATCTGCTCACGCATTAATCTGTTCAAAACTAATACAATCAGCACCAGTTCTTCCCCGCATAACCTTCCAGCCAATAAGGAAGACTTCATTACCGGTGCGGAGGGAAAGAAGCAATTCGCAGCACCAGAACGTACTTCTCAACGACGGGGAGAGGATGCCTCCGGACTTTTCGCAGCAAAGGACAGATATCAACCTAACCACAAGCGGCCTATGTGCCCATCGGAGAAAAAGGTCCCTGCCGCATCAGGCAGGGACCTCTAGAATTACCTTGGCATGCGTCAGCGCCTCACGGGACGCTATTAACGCATGCCCAGCGTTATAACGGGCAAG
Proteins encoded in this region:
- a CDS encoding S8 family peptidase; the protein is MKKLMYSCLFMLFGMFIFTSHVGAQAGETTILFKPEVSLEEKQEFLAQNQFDLLYEIPEVNLVTVNMDEAQIAELERHPFIEALNPATSIKKPEITTIQPVTFRPVQRLQTLMSPISLLWDFQWDMKAVTSDGQSYSLHTPSTGTVIGIIDSGIDTSHPDLQHSIVEGSKNLVPAGGHNGTEPEEQGKLDDIEDKLGHGTGVAGQITANGMLKGAAPGIGIKVYRVFGTKSAKTSWVIKAIIEAANDEVDVINLSIGEYMLVSGQFSNGANDSAEYNAYKRAINYAYEKGSVVVASVGNDGVQISDNQQMIDVLNSKLNNITVVEGKVLDMPGHHQNVVAVGSTGPTKELSLFSNYDQDFLNVLAPGGDFRYLYQYGQDQWTEEKWFEKELLLTTWLEGGYNYDAGTSFAAPKVSAAVALIIDKYGWKDNPEKVMGHLKNYSTYEPDLTDNYRHLNIVNLLTH